The following are encoded together in the Geobacter sulfurreducens PCA genome:
- a CDS encoding 4-deoxy-4-formamido-L-arabinose-phosphoundecaprenol deformylase, which produces MERPTIAIKVDADTFVGTRDGIPRILDILGRFGVKATFYFSLGPDNTGKAVRRIITRRGFLRTSLRLNAPALLGPRTLLSGLLIPPPIIGNRLADTIRLTARLGHEVGIHGWDHVKWHDLLPWIPKKMIALELGRACALFEEVMGRRARTAAAPGWTVSADSLEIQDSMLLSFCSDCRGRTPFYPVVDGRRFGTLQVPTTLPTLDELLGGGIATEREAVDRLMGLVGPGLNVHTVQAEIEGKRYAPHLASLLDRLTGTGARFVTLGEAADEAKRATVPVCRLTMEEIPGRPGRVAVQGEEWSEPGPAAGEP; this is translated from the coding sequence ATGGAACGGCCAACCATCGCCATCAAGGTCGATGCCGACACCTTCGTGGGGACCCGGGACGGCATCCCGCGCATCCTCGACATCCTCGGCCGCTTCGGGGTCAAGGCGACATTCTACTTTTCCCTGGGTCCCGACAATACCGGCAAGGCGGTGCGCCGCATCATCACCCGGCGGGGATTCCTCCGGACCAGCCTCCGGCTCAACGCACCGGCCCTGCTGGGGCCGCGGACCCTTCTCTCGGGCCTGCTGATCCCGCCCCCCATCATCGGCAACCGGCTCGCCGACACCATCCGGCTCACTGCCCGCCTCGGCCACGAAGTGGGCATCCACGGCTGGGACCACGTAAAGTGGCACGACCTTCTTCCCTGGATTCCGAAAAAGATGATCGCCCTGGAACTGGGCCGCGCCTGCGCCCTCTTCGAGGAGGTGATGGGACGACGGGCCCGGACCGCCGCGGCGCCCGGCTGGACCGTGAGCGCCGACTCCCTTGAAATCCAGGACTCCATGCTCCTGTCCTTCTGCAGCGATTGCCGGGGACGGACCCCCTTCTACCCGGTTGTGGACGGACGGCGGTTCGGCACCCTCCAGGTGCCCACCACCCTGCCGACCCTGGACGAACTGCTGGGCGGGGGGATCGCCACGGAGCGGGAGGCCGTGGACCGGCTGATGGGCCTGGTGGGGCCGGGACTCAACGTCCACACGGTGCAGGCCGAAATCGAAGGGAAACGCTATGCGCCGCACCTGGCGTCGCTGCTGGACCGGCTCACGGGAACCGGCGCCCGCTTCGTCACTCTGGGCGAAGCCGCGGACGAGGCCAAGCGGGCAACCGTGCCCGTCTGCCGGCTCACCATGGAGGAGATCCCGGGCCGTCCCGGGCGGGTGGCGGTTCAGGGCGAGGAATGGAGCGAACCGGGGCCGGCGGCCGGAGAACCGTGA
- a CDS encoding RMD1 family protein gives MTSFTAFALPGELDLNRLAADLGFPRRYRWEEPMVLDQASLKPLSGDQGTTKRVYLYFFGGVVFVNCTEEEARAFFWSMAHYAEPFKSVPDEKYRDDYALALGESSGPAVTNDLATMPVYDPAYVDTICFVIAKSVALERIEERVDQVLDEMETVIGMLDRGKLGISDRRLAKLAANVLTYKYQSIAHVMVLEKPEFTWENPEADRLYLTMANVFELNQRYNEIKHKGETLLDITEVFTSLAHARRASRLEWTIIILIFIEIVIYLFELAR, from the coding sequence ATGACGTCATTCACCGCCTTCGCCCTGCCGGGCGAACTTGACCTGAACCGGCTGGCCGCCGATCTGGGCTTCCCCCGGCGCTACCGGTGGGAAGAGCCCATGGTGCTCGACCAGGCGAGCCTCAAGCCCCTGTCGGGGGACCAGGGCACGACCAAGAGGGTCTACCTCTATTTCTTCGGCGGGGTGGTCTTCGTCAACTGCACGGAGGAGGAGGCAAGGGCCTTTTTCTGGAGCATGGCGCACTACGCGGAGCCGTTCAAGAGCGTGCCGGACGAAAAGTACCGGGATGACTACGCCCTGGCCCTGGGGGAGAGCAGCGGCCCCGCCGTGACCAACGATCTGGCGACCATGCCCGTGTATGATCCGGCCTACGTGGATACCATCTGCTTCGTCATCGCCAAATCAGTGGCCCTGGAGCGGATCGAGGAACGGGTCGACCAGGTCCTGGATGAAATGGAAACCGTCATCGGCATGCTCGACCGGGGCAAGCTGGGAATCTCGGACCGGCGTCTGGCAAAGCTGGCGGCCAACGTCCTGACCTACAAGTACCAGTCCATCGCCCACGTCATGGTCCTGGAAAAGCCGGAATTCACCTGGGAGAACCCCGAGGCGGACCGCCTCTACCTGACCATGGCCAACGTCTTCGAGCTGAACCAGCGCTACAACGAGATCAAGCACAAGGGGGAAACGCTCCTGGACATCACGGAGGTTTTCACGAGCCTCGCCCACGCCCGCCGCGCCTCCCGCCTTGAATGGACCATCATCATCCTGATCTTCATCGAGATCGTCATCTACCTCTTCGAGCTGGCCCGCTAA
- a CDS encoding Ppx/GppA phosphatase family protein, translated as MTHNRLAAIDIGTNSIRCIVVEVTRNGKFRVLDDEKATVRLGEGMAASGTISPAAWERAVTALGRMKKIVDGYGVKVVEAVATSAVRRAANGEEFIRTVEETVGVRVAVISGEEEAELAALSVRNHFDMEGVRYAMVDIGGGSLEIVTALGTHIEDIHSLELGAVVLTERFVRSDPPRQADLDRLRKHVRASLKESLGAEWGHLQSLVGSGGTITSIAAMVMAMRGEGYGSVHRYEVLRSEVVHLLAMLSRKDLKARREVPGLNPDRADIITAGVTVVDELMRFFDVNLLRVNERGIREGLIIKALRTHGLIPGMETPLTWRESVLEFARSCHADEEHALQVARLSLEIFDSLEPVYGMGEGARRILEAAAILHDVGYFINYSSHHKHSYHLIRHADLFGFTPRERELIASAARYHRKALPKKKHESYMRLAEPDRLLVARLGGILRLADGLDRRRNSLVSGLTCSLSDGTFILTLASRGEISVELFGGKIKGDLFEEAFSKRLLLVAESALA; from the coding sequence GTGACCCACAACCGGCTGGCCGCCATCGATATCGGGACCAACTCCATCCGCTGCATCGTGGTGGAGGTGACCAGGAACGGCAAATTTCGCGTTCTGGACGACGAGAAGGCCACCGTGCGCCTGGGCGAAGGGATGGCCGCCAGCGGCACCATCTCGCCGGCGGCCTGGGAGCGTGCCGTTACGGCGCTTGGCCGGATGAAGAAGATCGTGGACGGCTACGGGGTCAAGGTGGTGGAGGCGGTTGCCACCAGCGCCGTGCGCCGTGCCGCAAACGGCGAGGAGTTCATCCGGACCGTGGAGGAGACGGTCGGGGTCAGGGTGGCGGTGATCAGCGGCGAGGAGGAGGCGGAACTGGCCGCCCTCTCGGTGCGGAACCATTTCGACATGGAGGGGGTCCGCTACGCCATGGTGGACATCGGCGGCGGCAGCCTTGAAATCGTCACGGCGCTCGGGACCCATATCGAGGATATCCACTCCCTGGAGCTCGGGGCCGTGGTCCTGACCGAACGCTTCGTCCGGAGCGATCCCCCGCGCCAGGCTGACCTGGACAGGCTGCGCAAACACGTGCGCGCGTCGCTGAAGGAGTCACTGGGCGCCGAGTGGGGACACCTCCAGAGCCTGGTGGGCTCCGGCGGCACCATCACGTCTATCGCCGCCATGGTCATGGCCATGCGGGGGGAGGGGTACGGATCGGTCCACCGTTACGAGGTGCTCCGGTCGGAGGTGGTGCATCTGCTGGCCATGCTCTCCCGCAAGGACCTCAAGGCCCGCCGGGAGGTGCCGGGGCTCAACCCGGACCGGGCCGACATCATCACTGCCGGTGTCACTGTGGTGGACGAGCTCATGAGGTTCTTCGACGTGAACCTCTTGCGGGTCAATGAGCGGGGAATCCGGGAAGGGCTCATCATCAAGGCCCTGCGGACCCACGGCCTGATTCCCGGCATGGAAACTCCCCTCACCTGGCGCGAGTCGGTGCTGGAGTTCGCCCGTTCATGCCATGCGGACGAAGAGCATGCCCTCCAGGTGGCGCGGCTTTCCCTGGAGATATTCGATTCCCTGGAGCCGGTCTATGGCATGGGCGAGGGAGCCCGCCGGATACTGGAGGCGGCGGCCATCCTCCACGACGTGGGCTACTTCATCAACTATTCAAGCCACCACAAGCATTCATACCATTTGATCCGCCACGCGGACCTCTTCGGCTTCACCCCCCGGGAGCGGGAGCTGATCGCCTCAGCGGCCCGCTACCACCGCAAGGCCCTTCCCAAGAAGAAGCACGAGTCGTACATGCGTCTGGCGGAGCCGGACCGGCTCCTGGTGGCGCGCCTGGGCGGCATCCTGCGGCTCGCCGACGGCCTCGACCGTCGCCGCAACAGCCTGGTCTCCGGCCTTACCTGTTCCCTTTCCGACGGCACCTTCATCCTTACCCTTGCCAGTCGCGGAGAAATCTCCGTGGAGCTCTTCGGCGGCAAGATCAAGGGAGATCTCTTCGAGGAGGCCTTCAGTAAGCGCCTCCTGCTGGTGGCCGAAAGCGCCCTCGCCTGA
- a CDS encoding CHAD domain-containing protein, with product MRISGHTPLWIAARALLAGRVDDFFDRWRRAAETFDPEDIHDLRVSSRRLREGFLLFAAAYLPESVRRAARGVRSVTRLLGALRNTDEALVFFRHMAETADGSAGRHLARIIARHEDLRREQRRQLRLRLRELDPRRTREALARIVACPTLFSPPPSGIDPFTTIAVFAAERLRERLDDVLALVPDACREADVEAQHRLRIAVKHYRYRLEILSFLPGNDFDSLHAAIKAYQDVLGTMHDLDVFAGIVRHEGLPSADECVILNHIAGERHRQFALFAGLLAETPFEAIGEQVRRAL from the coding sequence ATGCGGATCAGCGGGCATACACCACTCTGGATAGCGGCCCGGGCGCTTCTGGCCGGCCGGGTGGACGATTTCTTCGACCGGTGGCGCAGGGCGGCTGAAACGTTCGACCCGGAGGACATCCATGATCTTCGGGTCTCCTCGCGGCGGCTCCGGGAGGGATTCCTCCTGTTCGCCGCCGCCTATCTCCCCGAATCCGTCCGGCGCGCGGCCCGGGGCGTCAGGAGCGTTACCCGGCTCCTGGGTGCCCTGCGCAATACCGACGAGGCCCTTGTCTTTTTCCGGCACATGGCGGAGACGGCCGACGGGAGCGCCGGCCGCCACCTGGCGCGGATCATCGCGCGGCACGAGGACCTGCGCCGGGAGCAACGGCGGCAGCTCCGGCTGAGGCTCCGGGAGCTGGACCCCCGCCGCACCCGCGAGGCCCTGGCCCGCATCGTGGCATGTCCGACTCTCTTCTCGCCGCCCCCTTCGGGCATCGACCCCTTCACGACCATTGCCGTTTTTGCCGCCGAGCGCCTTCGGGAGCGCCTGGACGACGTGCTCGCCCTGGTGCCCGATGCCTGCCGCGAGGCTGACGTGGAGGCCCAGCACCGCTTGAGGATTGCGGTGAAGCACTACCGCTACCGCCTGGAAATTCTCTCTTTTCTCCCGGGAAACGACTTCGACTCCCTCCATGCCGCGATCAAGGCCTACCAGGACGTTCTTGGCACCATGCACGACCTGGACGTTTTTGCCGGCATCGTCCGGCACGAGGGATTGCCATCGGCGGATGAGTGTGTCATCCTGAACCACATCGCGGGGGAGCGGCACCGGCAGTTCGCGCTGTTTGCCGGGCTCCTGGCCGAGACCCCCTTCGAAGCCATCGGCGAACAGGTGAGGAGAGCGCTGTGA
- a CDS encoding helix-hairpin-helix domain-containing protein yields the protein MTDVQKELQKIRGIGEVLAKRLAEAGHDTFEKIAAAGEEGLRAIKGMNPRSVVSIVAQAAELAKGKAEDRARRVEELKAAALTLREQVEGIARTVRERFADELEKKTARRVEKELLKVVTTLEKVEGKIGRRVKRAGKGLAKAEKRLAGLADTGLKEVEQGLRRTRKALKRVLA from the coding sequence ATGACGGACGTCCAGAAGGAACTGCAGAAAATTCGCGGCATCGGCGAGGTGCTGGCCAAGCGGCTGGCCGAGGCGGGGCACGACACTTTCGAGAAGATCGCCGCGGCCGGCGAAGAGGGGCTCAGGGCCATCAAGGGGATGAATCCCCGTTCGGTTGTCTCAATTGTTGCCCAGGCCGCCGAACTGGCTAAGGGGAAGGCTGAGGACCGGGCCCGGCGCGTGGAAGAGCTGAAGGCCGCCGCCCTGACCCTGCGGGAGCAGGTGGAGGGGATCGCCCGCACGGTACGCGAGCGCTTTGCCGATGAACTGGAAAAGAAGACGGCCCGCCGGGTGGAGAAGGAGTTACTCAAGGTGGTGACGACCCTGGAAAAGGTGGAAGGGAAGATCGGCCGCCGGGTGAAGCGGGCCGGCAAGGGGCTCGCCAAGGCCGAAAAACGCCTGGCTGGTCTGGCCGATACGGGGCTCAAAGAGGTCGAACAGGGACTGCGGCGGACGCGCAAGGCCCTCAAGCGGGTGCTTGCCTGA
- a CDS encoding SixA phosphatase family protein: protein MKLLVVRHAEAVERAPAIAEEDRWLTPRGRASFATSVRVIARRRMSLDLIVTSPLVRAVQTAELLAAGLDYDGELAVSRELAPGFDREGLARLLAGRPGASHVAIVGHEPDVGRVVADLLGRPEAVPLRKGMAVALELDPATGTARLRWVVHRGEKTRTLP from the coding sequence ATGAAATTGCTCGTGGTGCGCCACGCCGAGGCGGTGGAACGCGCTCCGGCGATCGCCGAGGAGGACCGCTGGCTTACGCCGCGGGGGCGGGCTTCCTTTGCCACCAGCGTCCGGGTCATTGCCCGACGGCGCATGTCTCTCGATCTGATCGTCACCAGCCCCCTGGTCCGTGCCGTGCAGACGGCGGAACTACTCGCCGCCGGCCTGGACTACGACGGGGAGCTGGCGGTCTCCCGGGAACTTGCCCCCGGTTTCGACCGGGAGGGGCTTGCCCGGCTGCTGGCCGGTCGGCCCGGAGCCAGCCATGTGGCCATCGTGGGGCACGAGCCCGACGTGGGCCGGGTGGTGGCCGATCTGCTGGGAAGGCCGGAGGCTGTGCCGCTGCGCAAGGGAATGGCCGTGGCCCTGGAGCTGGATCCGGCCACGGGGACCGCTCGGCTGCGCTGGGTAGTCCACAGGGGAGAGAAGACGCGCACGCTGCCCTGA
- a CDS encoding YcgN family cysteine cluster protein → MKNQDESGDGWESLCERCGLCCFEKIEDENGTVFFTATPCRYLDVTTRQCVIYDKRFDINPECVKLTEELVRTLPWLHDDCAYRKALGVRLSKVRMNGRNKGKRG, encoded by the coding sequence ATGAAAAATCAGGACGAATCCGGCGATGGGTGGGAATCCCTCTGTGAGCGGTGCGGCCTCTGCTGCTTCGAGAAGATCGAAGACGAGAACGGCACCGTCTTCTTCACCGCAACCCCCTGCCGCTATCTGGACGTGACCACCCGCCAGTGCGTCATCTATGACAAACGGTTCGACATCAATCCCGAGTGCGTCAAGCTGACCGAGGAACTGGTGAGAACGCTCCCCTGGCTTCATGACGACTGCGCCTACCGCAAGGCGCTGGGGGTACGGCTGTCAAAGGTCAGAATGAACGGACGCAACAAGGGGAAAAGGGGCTGA
- a CDS encoding DUF6178 family protein — MGRDGSKVVSLEEERTRRAMVGKATGPDAEAASAVPGGATAWKQMNALLADPRAREVVRALPEQQFYWILTEVGMTDAVEFWELASPRQRMFILDMELWDSWNFSEAKSHQWLNHLLEAGEEAVLEQLPHMDAELLILMFKKEIIVGGGIGDLVSDEERVADWDHSFDNVYFLTFRNAERARAVGTFIDIIFRNDRELYLGLMEGIKVELESELEELAYRFRSGRLADLGFPELEDALTIYARLSPDSFIPSAEKRLDLASGITGLPMPAGYEESFLNRALARVEGPVDQELTALVNSALVADGAALRSREGMEAIFRRVHGYLSIALEHLSDGDVERAAAIIGREYLSRLFRLGFGMVMELRKHHESLVIDDYATGRVIEGLRATPPRFYRALDPDGIDGFREFRELADIRRINELLDRHGDPA; from the coding sequence ATGGGACGTGATGGCAGCAAGGTAGTCAGTCTGGAGGAGGAGCGCACCCGCCGCGCCATGGTCGGTAAAGCGACGGGCCCCGATGCGGAGGCGGCGTCTGCAGTCCCCGGCGGGGCCACCGCCTGGAAGCAGATGAACGCCCTCCTCGCCGACCCTCGCGCCCGGGAGGTGGTGCGCGCGCTGCCGGAGCAGCAGTTTTACTGGATACTGACCGAGGTGGGAATGACCGACGCCGTGGAGTTCTGGGAACTGGCGTCGCCGCGGCAGCGGATGTTCATTCTGGACATGGAGCTCTGGGACTCGTGGAATTTTTCCGAAGCGAAATCACACCAGTGGCTCAACCACCTGCTGGAGGCGGGCGAAGAGGCCGTGCTGGAGCAGCTGCCCCACATGGACGCGGAACTTCTCATTCTAATGTTCAAGAAGGAGATCATCGTCGGCGGCGGTATCGGCGACCTGGTCTCCGACGAAGAGCGGGTGGCCGACTGGGACCACAGCTTCGACAACGTCTACTTCTTAACCTTCCGCAACGCCGAACGGGCCCGCGCCGTGGGGACCTTCATCGATATCATCTTCCGCAACGACCGGGAGCTCTACCTGGGGCTCATGGAGGGGATCAAAGTGGAGCTGGAGAGCGAGCTGGAAGAGCTCGCCTACCGCTTCCGCTCGGGCCGGCTCGCCGACCTGGGGTTCCCCGAGCTGGAGGATGCCCTTACCATCTATGCCCGGCTCTCTCCCGACAGCTTCATCCCCTCAGCCGAAAAGCGACTAGACCTGGCCTCGGGTATAACCGGCCTCCCCATGCCGGCGGGATACGAGGAGTCATTCCTCAACCGTGCCCTGGCCCGGGTGGAGGGTCCGGTGGATCAGGAGCTCACCGCCCTCGTCAACAGCGCCCTGGTGGCCGACGGCGCCGCCCTCCGCTCCCGCGAAGGAATGGAGGCGATCTTCCGGCGGGTCCACGGTTACCTCTCCATCGCCCTTGAACACCTGTCAGACGGCGACGTGGAACGGGCCGCCGCGATCATCGGCCGGGAATACCTCTCCCGCCTCTTCCGGCTCGGCTTCGGCATGGTCATGGAACTGCGCAAGCACCACGAATCGCTGGTGATCGACGATTACGCCACCGGCAGGGTGATCGAGGGGCTGCGGGCCACGCCGCCCCGCTTCTACCGGGCTCTGGACCCGGACGGCATCGACGGCTTCCGGGAGTTCCGGGAACTCGCCGACATCCGCCGGATCAACGAACTGCTGGACCGTCATGGGGACCCGGCATGA
- a CDS encoding sensor histidine kinase, translating to MNDRSHTGEEELRCRVQELEHRVTELTEALDASNRELQTFSYSVSHDLRAPLTIIDGFARALMEDCVEQLDAQGQDYLKRIRIASQRMGNLINGLLNLSRIAREPLCSGTANLSEMVRTIEMELRYLHPERSVLFTIEDGVTAQGDRRMLRTVMDNLLRNAWKFTVARDPAHISFGVCVQEGKTAYFVKDDGAGFDMAFADRLFIPFQRMHQGSEFEGVGIGLATAHRIIQRHGGRIWAEAAPDAGATFYFTLTG from the coding sequence ATGAATGACCGGAGCCACACCGGCGAAGAGGAACTGCGCTGCCGCGTGCAGGAGCTGGAGCACCGGGTTACCGAGCTCACCGAGGCCCTTGACGCCTCAAACCGCGAATTGCAGACCTTCAGTTACTCGGTTTCCCACGACCTGCGCGCCCCCCTGACCATCATCGACGGATTCGCTCGGGCCCTCATGGAAGACTGCGTCGAACAACTCGACGCCCAGGGGCAGGACTACCTCAAGCGGATCAGGATCGCCAGCCAGCGGATGGGCAACCTCATCAACGGGCTGCTGAACCTCTCCCGCATCGCCCGCGAGCCGCTCTGCTCCGGTACCGCCAACCTGAGCGAGATGGTGCGAACCATCGAGATGGAGCTCAGGTATCTGCACCCGGAGCGCAGCGTACTGTTCACCATCGAGGACGGTGTTACGGCGCAGGGAGACCGCCGGATGCTCCGTACGGTGATGGACAACCTGCTGCGCAATGCCTGGAAGTTCACGGTGGCCCGCGATCCCGCCCACATTTCCTTCGGTGTCTGCGTACAGGAGGGGAAAACGGCATATTTCGTGAAAGACGATGGTGCCGGGTTCGACATGGCCTTTGCCGACCGTCTGTTCATCCCCTTCCAGCGCATGCATCAGGGCAGCGAGTTCGAGGGGGTGGGCATCGGCCTTGCTACGGCCCACCGGATCATCCAACGCCACGGCGGCAGAATATGGGCCGAGGCGGCGCCCGATGCGGGAGCGACGTTTTATTTCACTCTGACCGGGTAA